The uncultured Ilyobacter sp. genome has a segment encoding these proteins:
- a CDS encoding response regulator yields the protein MGKKRILVIDDEESIRFLLKEVIEDLGYHCLEAESAIIGIEIVASENPDLIILDIQMPQMNGLEAIQKIRKINEKVPIFMLSAFSHMENVIENMGVDVQEFIPKPFDIDYLSKRITEEMG from the coding sequence ATGGGGAAAAAAAGGATACTGGTAATAGATGATGAGGAAAGTATAAGATTTCTTCTAAAGGAAGTTATAGAGGATCTGGGTTATCACTGTCTTGAGGCAGAGAGTGCTATAATTGGCATTGAGATTGTAGCATCTGAAAATCCCGATCTTATTATTTTGGATATACAGATGCCGCAAATGAATGGACTTGAAGCAATTCAGAAGATCAGAAAAATAAATGAAAAAGTTCCAATTTTTATGCTAAGTGCCTTTAGTCATATGGAAAATGTCATTGAAAACATGGGTGTAGATGTACAGGAGTTTATTCCGAAACCTTTTGATATAGACTATCTTAGTAAGAGAATAACAGAGGAAATGGGGTAA
- the rapZ gene encoding RNase adapter RapZ, protein MKNIQLIIISGLSGAGKTSAINSFEDMGYFTIDNVPCSMGNVLLKAIKNGDMDKKKLCMGIDARSFENVDEFSSLLDEVEASAIDYRLIFLESKVEVILNRYNLTRRKHPIEAKTILDSIIKERSAMGDIRKRASLILDTSSLKPRDIGLKLKKLLFDRKDEEITVHFQSFGFKYGTPIDLDLMFDVRFLKNPYYLEELRDKTGNDKEVSEYVMGFQESQEFFEKLVDMLEFLIPKFITEGKSHLSIGVGCSGGRHRSVTYINLLKKYFSGRSDIRVVTSHREEERGHWL, encoded by the coding sequence ATGAAAAATATTCAGTTAATAATAATAAGCGGACTAAGTGGAGCGGGAAAGACTTCCGCTATTAATTCCTTTGAAGATATGGGATATTTTACAATAGACAATGTCCCGTGCAGTATGGGGAATGTACTTTTGAAAGCCATAAAAAACGGTGATATGGACAAAAAGAAACTCTGTATGGGGATAGATGCCAGATCCTTTGAAAATGTAGATGAATTTAGTTCTTTGCTAGATGAGGTAGAAGCTTCTGCTATCGACTACAGGCTGATATTTTTAGAATCAAAGGTGGAGGTTATCCTAAACAGGTATAATCTCACCAGAAGAAAACATCCCATAGAAGCCAAAACAATTTTGGATAGTATAATCAAAGAGAGAAGTGCAATGGGCGACATAAGAAAGAGAGCTTCCCTGATATTAGACACAAGTTCTCTGAAGCCAAGGGATATAGGACTGAAGCTAAAAAAACTCCTTTTTGACAGGAAAGATGAGGAGATAACGGTGCATTTTCAGTCCTTTGGATTTAAGTATGGGACACCTATAGATCTAGACCTCATGTTTGATGTGAGGTTCCTAAAGAATCCATATTATCTAGAGGAGTTGAGGGATAAAACCGGTAATGACAAAGAGGTGTCAGAATATGTAATGGGATTTCAGGAGTCACAGGAGTTTTTTGAAAAACTTGTGGATATGCTGGAGTTTCTCATACCTAAATTTATAACTGAAGGGAAGAGCCATCTCTCTATAGGGGTTGGCTGCAGCGGAGGAAGACACAGGTCGGTTACCTATATAAATCTTTTAAAGAAGTATTTTTCTGGGAGAAGTGATATCCGAGTGGTCACAAGTCACAGAGAGGAAGAGAGGGGGCACTGGCTCTGA
- the uvrC gene encoding excinuclease ABC subunit UvrC, with protein MDIKKIDIPENPGVYLMKKGDKVIYVGKAKNLKKRVSSYFNREHIDEKTRELVKNIESLDFIICNSELDALVLENNLIKKYSPKYNISLKDEKTYPYIKFTKEDYPKITIIRTTKSLDTESGYYFGPYPYGCRNLKKTLIKIFKIRDCKRDMAKKYDRPCLKYFMNLCTGPCVYKEVIDEYRENVENAKKLLKGRGREVIAHQREKMEAASQELRFEEAILYRNQLKELENAEKSQVAEYEKAVDEDLFVFSIEGERLFLCVLNMRDGKILEKKSSGTDLKGKVFDNLFQDVVTDYYSKHSIPKNIVFQKDNEESGEIVGEWLTLKSGKKIELYFPKVKSRRMDLLDMALLNLNRDIESYFTKKNVLEAGLMSLYSILELKKIPRRIECFDISNIQGKDAVASMSVAIEGKLSKKDYRKFKINSKDTPDDFQMMREVAERRYSKLKEHELPDLILIDGGLGQLGSVGNILKKLKKSEFLDIISIAKREEEIFKLGETTPYIFPKSEESLKILQRLRDEAHRFGVTYHRKLRSKRVISSELDGIEGIGPKRKEALLKKFGSVSGIKKAGEDELCTVLSETLAKRVIRELKDNGEKKDTGNR; from the coding sequence ATGGATATAAAGAAAATAGATATTCCTGAAAATCCAGGTGTATACCTTATGAAAAAGGGCGATAAAGTAATATATGTGGGGAAGGCCAAGAATCTGAAAAAAAGGGTATCCTCCTATTTTAACAGGGAACATATAGATGAAAAGACAAGGGAACTTGTCAAAAATATAGAAAGTCTGGATTTTATAATATGCAACAGTGAGCTAGATGCACTGGTTCTCGAAAATAATCTAATAAAAAAATATTCTCCAAAATATAATATAAGTCTTAAGGACGAGAAAACCTATCCCTATATTAAGTTTACAAAGGAAGATTATCCAAAAATAACAATTATAAGGACTACCAAGTCTTTAGATACAGAAAGTGGATATTATTTCGGGCCCTATCCCTATGGATGCAGAAATCTAAAAAAAACATTAATAAAGATCTTTAAAATAAGGGACTGTAAGAGGGATATGGCAAAAAAATATGACAGACCCTGTCTAAAATACTTTATGAACCTCTGCACCGGCCCCTGTGTGTATAAAGAGGTAATAGATGAGTACAGAGAAAACGTAGAAAATGCAAAAAAACTCCTGAAAGGAAGAGGCAGAGAGGTGATAGCACACCAGAGGGAAAAGATGGAGGCAGCTTCCCAGGAACTTAGATTTGAAGAGGCGATCCTTTACAGAAATCAGCTGAAAGAGCTAGAAAATGCAGAAAAAAGCCAGGTAGCAGAATATGAAAAAGCGGTGGATGAGGATTTATTTGTATTTTCCATAGAGGGAGAGAGGCTTTTCCTGTGTGTTTTAAATATGAGAGATGGTAAGATACTTGAAAAAAAATCTTCAGGGACAGACCTCAAGGGTAAGGTCTTTGACAATCTTTTTCAAGATGTTGTGACTGACTATTATTCTAAACATTCAATCCCGAAGAATATAGTATTTCAGAAGGATAATGAGGAAAGTGGTGAAATAGTAGGTGAATGGCTGACTTTGAAATCTGGAAAAAAAATTGAACTTTATTTTCCCAAGGTGAAAAGCCGAAGAATGGACTTGTTGGATATGGCCCTCTTAAACTTGAACAGGGATATAGAGAGTTACTTTACAAAGAAAAATGTCCTTGAGGCAGGCTTAATGAGTCTATATTCCATATTGGAGCTTAAAAAAATTCCAAGAAGGATAGAGTGTTTTGATATATCCAATATTCAAGGTAAGGACGCCGTAGCCTCTATGTCGGTGGCCATAGAGGGAAAACTTTCAAAGAAAGATTACAGGAAATTTAAGATCAACAGCAAGGATACTCCAGATGATTTTCAGATGATGAGAGAGGTGGCAGAGAGGCGCTACTCTAAGCTTAAAGAACATGAACTTCCAGATCTTATACTTATTGACGGTGGTCTAGGGCAACTGGGGTCAGTTGGAAATATACTTAAAAAATTGAAAAAGTCTGAATTTTTAGATATAATAAGTATTGCCAAAAGAGAAGAGGAGATTTTTAAACTGGGTGAAACTACCCCCTATATATTTCCAAAAAGCGAAGAGTCCCTGAAAATACTCCAAAGGCTGAGAGACGAGGCACATCGATTCGGGGTGACCTACCACAGGAAACTGAGGAGTAAAAGGGTGATATCTAGCGAACTAGACGGTATAGAGGGGATCGGCCCTAAAAGAAAAGAGGCTCTTTTGAAAAAATTTGGATCAGTTTCAGGTATAAAAAAAGCTGGTGAGGATGAACTTTGCACTGTTCTTTCAGAAACACTGGCAAAACGTGTAATCAGGGAGTTGAAGGACAATGGGGAAAAAAAGGATACTGGTAATAGATGA
- a CDS encoding PP2C family protein-serine/threonine phosphatase, which yields MIYAGLIFVLFLTFLKILKSQERAYRGEISNILRKLREKEEYNGIIDSVQEEYDQTLQTILKQGKELENSLEELKEYRVELDITYNNLIKKSTQLEYSNEILERRVANLSNLNAVARTVLSIIKLEKIIDIILDAYFVLTGAKKISLYLWEEGVLVNKKTKGNIIFKGTLSYPIETLEGFSRNDFRKIYEELSQGFKVEENEAVIISDLNVKGKELGVIYIVEDRERLIDSDQETISALAIQVANAINNAKMYEELLVKERISKELEVASRIQKKILPVEIKKVCGLEIANYFEPAKEVGGDYYDYCQREEDRVSITIADVSGKGVPAAFLMALIRSVLKTLNYKNIQPSDMLTTLNEIIYPDITEDMFVTLFHSKYVSSERTLYYSNAGHNPLIIYKADLGKVVEYNVKGVAIGFIPEYKYKLGKVEISKGDILLYYTDGITEAENSKREMFGIERLKEVIYDNREKSAENVKKAILDSINSFRGNYEQVDDLTFVVIRNNE from the coding sequence ATGATTTATGCAGGTCTGATATTTGTTTTGTTTTTGACGTTTTTAAAGATCTTAAAAAGCCAGGAGAGGGCGTATAGGGGAGAGATAAGCAATATTTTGAGGAAACTCAGGGAAAAAGAGGAATATAACGGGATAATTGACAGTGTACAAGAGGAATACGACCAGACTCTGCAGACAATACTAAAACAGGGGAAAGAGCTGGAAAACTCTCTAGAGGAGCTGAAAGAATACAGGGTGGAGTTAGACATAACTTATAACAATCTGATAAAAAAATCCACCCAGCTTGAGTATAGCAATGAAATTTTGGAGAGAAGAGTAGCCAATCTTTCAAACCTCAATGCTGTTGCTAGGACGGTACTTTCCATAATTAAACTGGAAAAGATAATCGACATAATATTAGATGCCTATTTTGTTCTCACTGGAGCCAAAAAAATATCCCTATACCTATGGGAAGAGGGGGTGTTGGTAAATAAAAAAACCAAAGGAAATATTATTTTTAAGGGAACTTTGAGTTATCCCATTGAAACCTTAGAAGGGTTTAGCAGAAATGATTTCAGAAAAATTTATGAAGAACTTTCTCAGGGATTTAAGGTGGAGGAAAATGAAGCCGTGATAATATCTGATCTCAATGTAAAGGGCAAGGAACTGGGAGTCATATATATCGTAGAAGACAGGGAACGGCTTATAGACAGTGACCAAGAAACCATATCAGCCTTGGCAATACAGGTGGCAAATGCCATAAATAATGCTAAGATGTATGAAGAACTTCTTGTGAAAGAGAGAATTTCCAAAGAGCTTGAGGTGGCGTCTAGAATCCAGAAGAAAATACTTCCTGTGGAGATTAAGAAAGTCTGCGGATTAGAGATTGCAAATTATTTTGAACCTGCAAAAGAAGTTGGAGGGGATTATTATGATTATTGTCAGAGAGAAGAGGACAGAGTATCTATAACAATAGCAGACGTAAGTGGAAAGGGTGTCCCGGCGGCATTTTTGATGGCTCTTATAAGGTCGGTTCTTAAGACCCTGAACTACAAGAATATCCAGCCTTCTGACATGCTGACTACTCTTAATGAAATAATATATCCCGATATAACTGAAGATATGTTTGTAACACTCTTTCACAGTAAGTATGTTTCTAGTGAAAGGACACTCTATTATTCCAATGCAGGGCATAATCCTCTTATAATTTATAAGGCTGATCTTGGGAAAGTAGTTGAATATAATGTAAAGGGAGTGGCAATAGGATTTATTCCTGAGTACAAATACAAACTGGGGAAAGTGGAAATTTCTAAGGGAGATATACTCCTTTATTATACCGACGGAATTACCGAAGCTGAAAATAGTAAGAGAGAGATGTTTGGGATAGAGAGGTTGAAAGAGGTTATCTATGATAACAGGGAAAAAAGTGCAGAGAATGTCAAAAAAGCCATTTTAGATTCTATAAACAGTTTCAGAGGAAACTATGAACAGGTGGACGACCTGACATTTGTAGTAATAAGAAATAATGAGTAG
- a CDS encoding ABC transporter ATP-binding protein: MSEYILEMKDIRKTFLGGKVVANDNITLNIKKCEKHAIVGENGAGKSTLMKILNGLYQPTSGEIYYHGKKVEIDGPGEASKMGIGMVYQHFMLVPTLTVVENMILGVEPKKGMMLDLKTAREEVRRVSEKYGLEIDPDALVSDISVGIQQRVEILKILFKGANLLVFDEPTAVLTPQEVRELYKIMDNLIEEGKTIIFISHKLQEVLDISDNITVIRRGKDVSNFPTSEATKEKIANAMVGRAVLFTTEKPEVELGKELVAVNNLIVKNNKGILAVDGASFSIREGEILGIAGVEGSGQTELVEAITGLRKPQAGTILLDGEPITGKSARKITLEGVAHIPEDRHKRAAISEFSVRDNFALGVHRDKYAKNRFLLDFKKMKDDAINFMEKYDVRPREIGTGFRRLSGGNQQKLVVARELEKDHKFIIASQPTRGVDIGAIESIHRMILEEKKKSNAVLVVSAELSEILNLSDRIAVMCGGKITGILDRADATEEKIGILMAGGELHED; encoded by the coding sequence GTGAGCGAGTATATCTTAGAGATGAAAGATATTAGGAAAACCTTTCTCGGCGGAAAAGTTGTTGCCAATGATAATATTACATTGAATATCAAAAAATGTGAAAAGCACGCCATAGTAGGAGAAAACGGAGCCGGAAAATCAACACTTATGAAAATACTTAACGGACTCTATCAGCCTACTTCAGGAGAAATATATTATCACGGGAAAAAAGTCGAGATAGACGGTCCGGGAGAGGCTTCTAAAATGGGTATAGGGATGGTATATCAGCATTTTATGCTTGTTCCAACTCTTACAGTTGTTGAAAATATGATACTGGGTGTAGAGCCTAAAAAAGGTATGATGCTCGACTTGAAAACTGCGAGAGAAGAGGTCAGAAGGGTGTCTGAAAAATACGGATTAGAAATTGATCCCGATGCCCTTGTATCTGACATATCGGTTGGGATTCAGCAGAGGGTAGAAATACTGAAAATACTCTTTAAGGGGGCCAATCTTCTGGTTTTTGACGAACCTACAGCAGTTCTTACTCCCCAGGAGGTAAGGGAGCTCTATAAGATAATGGACAATCTTATAGAGGAAGGAAAGACCATTATATTTATATCCCATAAGCTCCAGGAGGTTTTGGATATATCTGACAATATAACCGTAATAAGAAGAGGAAAGGACGTGTCAAATTTTCCTACTTCTGAAGCCACGAAGGAAAAAATAGCAAATGCAATGGTTGGAAGGGCAGTATTGTTCACAACTGAGAAACCAGAGGTGGAGTTAGGAAAGGAACTTGTGGCGGTAAACAACCTTATTGTAAAAAATAACAAGGGAATTTTGGCTGTAGATGGAGCTTCTTTTAGTATAAGAGAGGGAGAAATTCTGGGAATAGCAGGAGTAGAGGGGTCGGGTCAGACTGAGCTTGTAGAGGCTATCACAGGACTCAGAAAACCCCAGGCAGGAACCATTCTTTTAGATGGAGAGCCCATAACAGGAAAGTCTGCAAGAAAGATAACCCTTGAGGGTGTGGCGCACATACCTGAGGACAGGCATAAAAGAGCTGCAATATCTGAATTTTCAGTGAGGGATAACTTTGCCCTTGGAGTGCACAGGGACAAATATGCTAAAAACAGATTTCTTTTGGATTTTAAAAAAATGAAGGACGATGCTATAAACTTTATGGAAAAGTATGATGTGAGGCCTCGTGAAATAGGTACAGGTTTCAGAAGGCTTTCAGGAGGGAATCAGCAGAAGCTCGTTGTTGCAAGGGAATTGGAAAAAGATCATAAATTTATAATAGCCTCCCAGCCTACAAGAGGTGTGGATATAGGGGCGATAGAATCTATTCACAGAATGATTTTGGAAGAGAAGAAAAAATCTAATGCCGTTCTTGTGGTGTCGGCAGAACTTTCTGAGATACTAAATCTTTCAGATCGTATAGCTGTAATGTGTGGAGGAAAAATAACAGGGATTCTAGACAGAGCAGATGCTACTGAAGAAAAAATAGGAATTCTGATGGCAGGAGGGGAATTGCATGAAGACTAA
- a CDS encoding purine-nucleoside phosphorylase: MYDKVMETVKYLNEKVAYRPKVAIILGSGLGDLVDYIEEKVEIPYEEIPNFPVSTVAGHAGQLVFGKIGGVEVLAMKGRFHYYEGYHMKEVTYPVYVMKQFGIENIVVSNAAGGANSSFKPGTLMLITDHINTFGTNPLIGKNDERFGPRFPDMSETYTKKLRELAKKTAKELGINYREGVYLGTTGPTYETAAEVRAFINMGADAIGMSTVPEVIIANYMGMNILGISCITNMATGIAKEAHSHEAVVEIAKRTGNDFCRWVAETVKKI, encoded by the coding sequence ATGTACGATAAAGTTATGGAGACAGTAAAGTATCTCAATGAAAAAGTTGCTTATAGGCCTAAAGTAGCTATTATTCTTGGTTCTGGGCTTGGAGACTTGGTAGATTACATAGAGGAAAAGGTAGAGATTCCCTATGAGGAGATACCGAATTTTCCAGTTTCAACTGTAGCAGGTCATGCAGGACAGCTTGTTTTTGGTAAGATAGGCGGCGTAGAAGTTCTGGCAATGAAAGGTAGATTTCATTATTATGAGGGCTATCATATGAAAGAGGTGACTTACCCTGTATATGTAATGAAGCAGTTTGGCATAGAAAATATCGTAGTAAGCAATGCAGCAGGTGGAGCTAACAGCAGCTTTAAGCCCGGAACTCTCATGCTCATAACAGATCACATTAATACTTTTGGAACAAATCCTCTCATAGGAAAAAATGATGAAAGATTTGGACCTAGATTCCCTGATATGAGCGAAACCTATACTAAAAAACTTCGGGAACTGGCCAAGAAAACTGCAAAAGAACTGGGAATAAACTACAGAGAGGGAGTCTACTTAGGAACAACAGGTCCAACTTATGAGACAGCGGCAGAGGTAAGGGCATTTATAAATATGGGAGCAGACGCTATAGGGATGTCTACTGTACCTGAGGTAATAATAGCAAACTACATGGGTATGAATATCTTAGGTATATCATGCATCACAAATATGGCAACAGGAATAGCAAAAGAAGCCCACTCCCATGAAGCAGTTGTAGAGATAGCTAAAAGGACTGGAAATGATTTCTGCAGATGGGTTGCAGAGACTGTAAAAAAAATCTAG
- the aspS gene encoding aspartate--tRNA ligase has protein sequence MIYRTHNLGELRKEDITKKVTLSGWVATKRDLGGLTFIDLRDREGVTQIIFNPEENADLAEKSQKIRTEAVIKITGEVRERYSKNPNMPTGDIEVFVEELEILNNCDVLPFQISGEENLSENMRLKYRYLDLRKPKMTRNLKMRHKMLMAIRNYMDEKGFLDVDTPILTKSTPEGARDFLVPSRTNEGDFYALPQSPQLFKQLLMISGVERYYQIAKCFRDEDLRADRQPEFTQLDIEMSFVEMEDVINEIEGLAKRVFQGVTEESADYEFQRMEYAEAMERFGSDKPDIRFAVELKELTDIMKNCGFKAFSGVANSGGLVKAVVAPGSAENFSRKVLGEYEDYVKTYFGAKGLAWIKVTEEGINSPIAKFFSEEETAAILERTGAVAGDVIMILADRAKVVYDGLGALRLKLGKDLGLINNDEYKFLWIVDFPMFEWNEEEERYKAQHHPFTSIKAEDMDAFMAGEMDKVRTNSYDLVLNGSEIGGGSIRIHNPEVQAKVFERLGLSEEEAREKFGFFIDAFKYGAPPHGGLAFGIDRWLMVMLKESSIRDVIPFPKTNKGQCLMTEAPSKVGEGQLEELYLKSTYIPVK, from the coding sequence ATGATATATAGAACACATAACTTAGGTGAACTGAGAAAAGAGGATATAACTAAAAAAGTTACTCTTTCAGGATGGGTTGCCACAAAAAGAGATCTTGGAGGACTTACATTTATTGACCTCAGAGACAGGGAGGGAGTTACACAGATAATATTCAACCCTGAAGAGAATGCTGATCTGGCTGAAAAATCTCAGAAAATAAGGACAGAGGCTGTAATAAAAATAACAGGTGAAGTGAGAGAGAGATATAGCAAGAACCCCAACATGCCTACGGGAGATATAGAGGTTTTTGTAGAAGAGTTAGAAATTTTGAATAACTGTGATGTGCTTCCTTTCCAGATATCAGGCGAAGAAAATCTAAGTGAGAATATGAGACTTAAATACAGATATCTTGACTTAAGAAAGCCTAAAATGACAAGAAACCTGAAGATGAGACATAAGATGCTCATGGCGATAAGAAACTACATGGACGAAAAAGGGTTTCTAGATGTGGACACCCCTATACTGACAAAGTCTACTCCTGAAGGGGCAAGAGATTTCCTTGTACCTAGCAGAACCAACGAGGGGGATTTTTATGCCCTTCCTCAATCACCACAATTATTCAAGCAACTTCTCATGATATCTGGAGTGGAGAGGTATTATCAGATCGCAAAATGTTTTAGAGACGAAGATTTGAGGGCAGACAGACAGCCTGAATTTACTCAGCTTGACATTGAGATGTCTTTTGTAGAGATGGAAGATGTGATCAATGAGATAGAGGGACTGGCAAAGAGAGTATTTCAAGGGGTAACAGAGGAGTCTGCAGATTATGAATTCCAGAGAATGGAATATGCTGAGGCAATGGAAAGATTTGGTTCTGACAAACCTGATATCAGATTTGCAGTGGAACTCAAGGAACTTACAGATATAATGAAAAACTGTGGTTTCAAAGCATTTTCAGGAGTTGCTAATTCCGGAGGACTTGTAAAGGCTGTAGTTGCCCCAGGGTCTGCAGAGAATTTTTCAAGAAAAGTCTTGGGAGAATATGAGGATTATGTAAAGACTTACTTTGGTGCCAAAGGACTGGCATGGATAAAGGTAACAGAAGAGGGGATCAACTCTCCAATAGCGAAGTTCTTCTCTGAAGAGGAGACTGCTGCCATACTTGAAAGAACAGGTGCAGTTGCAGGGGATGTAATAATGATACTCGCTGACAGGGCAAAAGTAGTCTATGACGGACTGGGAGCCCTCAGATTAAAGCTTGGAAAAGACCTGGGGCTTATCAATAACGACGAGTACAAATTCCTGTGGATAGTTGATTTCCCTATGTTTGAGTGGAATGAAGAGGAAGAGAGATACAAGGCTCAGCATCACCCTTTTACCTCTATAAAAGCAGAGGATATGGACGCCTTTATGGCCGGAGAGATGGACAAGGTGAGAACCAACTCTTACGATCTTGTGCTAAACGGCTCTGAAATCGGAGGAGGTTCAATCAGAATACACAACCCTGAAGTTCAGGCCAAGGTATTTGAAAGATTGGGACTTTCAGAAGAAGAAGCCCGTGAGAAATTTGGATTCTTTATTGATGCATTTAAATACGGGGCTCCTCCTCATGGAGGGTTGGCCTTCGGAATTGACAGATGGCTTATGGTGATGCTGAAAGAGAGTTCTATAAGAGACGTTATTCCTTTCCCGAAAACAAACAAGGGACAGTGTTTAATGACTGAGGCACCTTCTAAAGTAGGAGAGGGACAGCTGGAGGAACTTTACCTGAAAAGTACTTATATTCCCGTTAAGTAA
- the argS gene encoding arginine--tRNA ligase — protein sequence MILIEKELGSIFEQTIRNIYGEQEIRPIDIEAASNEKFGDFQTNFAMVNAKVLKSNPRAIAENVVNNLVENNVIEKIEVAGPGFINIFLKEEYLGDRVRKISTEKYDLSFLDTHGDVIIDYSSPNIAKRMHIGHLRSTIIGDAIKRIYRYLGYNVVADNHIGDWGTQFGKLIIGYRNWLDREAYKANPIEELERVYVEFSKNAEENPELEDQARGELRKLHEGDEENYALWQEFIKVSLDEYNKVYGRLGVDFDTYYGESYYHDMMPAVVEELLEKNIAREDDGANVVFFEEKDKLHPCIVQKKDGAFLYATSDIATVKFRKENYDVNQIIYVTDERQQDHFRQFFKITDMLGWEVKKSHVWFGIMRFAEGIFSSRKGNVIRLEQLLDEGKKKALEVVEEKNPTLSPEEKANISEVVGIGAIKYADLSQNRQSPVIFEWDKILSFEGNTAPYLQYSYARIQSILRKGAENSKVLKDDSKIILKESAERSLILYMSLFPKTVMKAAESFRPNLVADYLFELSRRFNTFYNSCPILNQEDEILYSRLLIADRTAKVLKEGLDLLGIGTVDRM from the coding sequence ATGATTTTAATAGAGAAGGAGTTAGGGTCCATATTTGAACAGACCATAAGAAATATTTATGGTGAACAAGAGATAAGGCCCATAGATATAGAGGCTGCATCTAACGAGAAGTTTGGAGATTTTCAGACAAACTTTGCCATGGTAAATGCCAAGGTTCTCAAAAGTAATCCTAGAGCCATAGCAGAAAATGTAGTTAACAACCTTGTAGAAAACAATGTAATCGAAAAAATAGAGGTTGCAGGTCCAGGGTTCATAAATATATTTTTAAAAGAGGAGTATCTCGGAGACAGGGTAAGAAAAATATCCACTGAAAAATACGACCTGTCATTTTTAGACACTCACGGGGACGTAATAATCGATTATTCATCTCCTAACATAGCCAAAAGAATGCATATAGGACACTTGAGATCTACCATTATAGGTGATGCTATAAAGAGAATATATAGATACCTAGGCTACAATGTAGTAGCAGACAATCATATAGGGGACTGGGGGACCCAGTTTGGAAAACTAATTATAGGATATAGAAACTGGCTGGACAGGGAAGCTTACAAAGCTAATCCCATAGAGGAATTAGAAAGAGTGTATGTTGAATTTTCTAAAAATGCAGAGGAAAATCCGGAACTTGAAGATCAGGCCAGGGGAGAGCTTAGAAAACTTCATGAGGGAGACGAGGAAAACTACGCATTATGGCAGGAATTCATCAAGGTGTCCTTAGATGAGTATAATAAAGTTTACGGTAGATTAGGTGTAGACTTTGATACTTATTACGGTGAGTCTTATTATCATGACATGATGCCAGCTGTTGTAGAGGAACTTCTAGAGAAAAACATAGCCAGGGAAGATGACGGGGCAAATGTTGTATTTTTTGAAGAAAAGGACAAGCTGCACCCGTGTATAGTCCAAAAGAAAGACGGAGCATTTCTTTATGCAACTTCTGATATCGCAACTGTAAAATTCAGAAAAGAAAATTATGATGTAAATCAGATTATATATGTAACTGACGAGAGACAGCAGGATCACTTCAGGCAGTTTTTCAAGATAACAGATATGCTAGGATGGGAAGTTAAAAAGAGTCATGTTTGGTTTGGAATAATGAGGTTCGCTGAAGGAATATTCTCTTCTAGAAAGGGTAATGTAATAAGACTAGAGCAACTTCTAGACGAGGGGAAGAAGAAAGCCCTAGAAGTTGTAGAGGAAAAGAATCCTACTCTTTCCCCAGAGGAGAAGGCGAATATATCTGAAGTTGTGGGTATAGGGGCTATAAAGTATGCAGATTTGTCTCAAAACAGACAGAGCCCGGTTATATTTGAATGGGATAAAATTTTAAGTTTTGAAGGAAACACCGCTCCTTATCTTCAGTATTCTTACGCAAGAATACAGTCTATCTTGAGAAAAGGTGCAGAAAACAGCAAGGTTTTAAAGGATGATTCTAAAATAATTTTGAAAGAATCAGCAGAAAGATCTCTAATTCTTTATATGAGTCTTTTCCCTAAGACGGTAATGAAGGCTGCAGAGTCTTTTAGACCCAACCTAGTTGCCGACTATCTTTTTGAGCTTTCAAGAAGATTCAACACATTTTACAATTCATGCCCGATATTAAACCAGGAAGATGAGATCTTATATTCAAGACTTCTTATCGCAGACAGAACAGCAAAAGTTCTAAAAGAGGGATTAGACCTTTTAGGAATAGGCACTGTAGACAGAATGTAA